From the Thomasclavelia ramosa DSM 1402 genome, the window CAATGATTACAAATTTATCTATGATTAAATAAATCTAAAGATATTGAATATTGTTGTTTTATTTTCTTAACAGTATAGTATAAATATACAGTTAAGATAAGCATTTTATAAAAAAGTAGAGGAATGCTTATGCCAAATTGGAAACTTATAAATTATTGATCACAAAATCTATCTCCTACAGTCTTTAAAAAATATATACTAATCATAACATAAATTTAGCTGATAATGATTTAAAAATTATTCTTGATATTATTAAGAACAACCTTTATTCTATTCTTAATGAAACGTATTTCCCAATTATATTTTTTAAAGACACATGAAAGAATATCTAACTATTTTAAACTCTTAATAGCAAAGCATTAACTGATTCAAAAAATTTCAAAGGCGTATTCTTAGAATATGCCTAAACCTTTTTATATGTTAATTCTCCGGCCCATTCAAAACCTTTTTTTGCAAATATTACACCAATCAATTCATTAATCACTGCGGCAGTAGCAATCGTTCTTTGAATAATCTAAGCAGCTGGAGTTGAAACAGCAATTCCAGTAAATACTAAAGATACTCAAGAATGCGGTAATAGTGTAAAACCAAGATATTTAATGACTGTAGCAGGACACATAATCAAAGTTACCCCTAATCGTGCAATTCATAATATTGGATTAAACTCATGCATTAGTGAAGATAATTCAGACTCACTAAACATATTTGCAAAAACAGCTGAAAGTATCATTCCAATCAATATAAAATTAAGAATTGGTTTTGGTAAAAAATAGTCATTAATGATCATTCCTAAAACTGTAGCTATAATAATTGTTTTCACCTTAAATAAACATTATCTATTTTTTAGATCAATTGGCATCAAAAACTATATCCATCTTATTCTTAATTCTTAAAAATATCATAATTGACCCTAATGAATGACTGATTAAAATAACTTTTCCAATGCTTTTACAATGACTTGGTGATCTTCATGAGGTCTTAATCCAGTAACAGTAATTGCCCCTGCTGGTACTCCTTTTATAAATATAGGAAAACTTCCCCCACAAAGACCATATTCTTCATCAAAAATCATTTGATTATAATTATGGGTATCTATATTATCAAGAAAAATAAAATACGAGGAATGTTTTGTTTCAAGACATACCCGCTCTTTACGGCCTAACCATTTAATACTTTCTTCATTATAACTATTAACAAAACATTGCCTGATTATTTTATTGTTATAAACTATTCTTGCAGCAAATGGTCGATTATAATATTTAGCTTCATCAATTATTTTATCCATAATCAAAGCAGCAGTCTGGAGATTAAAATATTCAAAAATATATTTATGTTCTTCTTTTAAAATATCTAGTTTATTTGGATGATTTCCTTTATTTACAAAATAGTTATAATAATTTTCCATTTTATTCCTCCTGATAAGAAATCTAATTAATTATATTGTTGAACCCATTTGATAAGCTTCATCATAACTTGGGTGTGTGTAAGCATCACCTTTATTAAATGCTCCTAAACCATAAATAATTCCTCCTTCATCCACCTTTTTGAGCACCTTAATAAACCCTCTAAAGCTTTCAATTGTTCCGTGCATTTGTTCACGATCAGTACTTCCACTTGTTAAAATTAAATAAGCTGTTTTTCGTTTAGGGCTATTTCTGATTTCATATTCACGTGCAAACATACGATCAATTAAAATTTTAAGCTGTGCACTCAAACTATAAAAATAAACTGGTGTTGCCATTACAAATACATCAGCATTAACAATTTCCTCAATTACCTTATTCGCATCATCTTTTAAAACACACCTATTGTGATGTCCTCGACAGTATTCACAAGCTAGGCATGGAGCAATTCTATAATTTGCTAAATTGATTTTTATTACTTTGTGTCCCACGCTCGTCGCACCTTTGATAAATTGATCAGCTAAAATTTCACTATTACCATTTTTTCTAGGACTTGATGATATAACGACTATCTTT encodes:
- a CDS encoding heme-binding protein, whose protein sequence is MENYYNYFVNKGNHPNKLDILKEEHKYIFEYFNLQTAALIMDKIIDEAKYYNRPFAARIVYNNKIIRQCFVNSYNEESIKWLGRKERVCLETKHSSYFIFLDNIDTHNYNQMIFDEEYGLCGGSFPIFIKGVPAGAITVTGLRPHEDHQVIVKALEKLF
- a CDS encoding flavodoxin family protein, yielding MKKIVVISSSPRKNGNSEILADQFIKGATSVGHKVIKINLANYRIAPCLACEYCRGHHNRCVLKDDANKVIEEIVNADVFVMATPVYFYSLSAQLKILIDRMFAREYEIRNSPKRKTAYLILTSGSTDREQMHGTIESFRGFIKVLKKVDEGGIIYGLGAFNKGDAYTHPSYDEAYQMGSTI